The sequence ACCGAGATAGAGGCCGACGAGGTGGGCGCCTCCCTCAAGTGGGCCACCGCCAAGGTTGAACGGACCAGCCAGCGTGGCAATGGCGAGCGCTCGAGCGGCCGCGAGCGGCAGGCCGAGCGGGGCAGCGACTTCAACGACGCCCCGCCGACTTATTGAATGGCGGGTAGGAGCCCTGAGGCTGCAGCCGTAGGGTTCCAGGGTGCCGGCCAAGGCCCCGGCGTTCTCTCGTTATGAGACATATGTCCGGATCATTGTTGACGACCTTGCGGCCCCTGACCGGCGTAGAAGCAGTGTTCACCGCTGCGCGGCCGCGCGGAGTGAGTCGGACGAATCGAGAGAACGCCGGGGCCCTGCAAGGGGGTCGGAGGCAAGCCTGTCCACCAGCCCATTCCATGATTAGCGTATAGGTGCTCTGACGTGCTGTTTGGAGCCCGAGGTCGGATTCGAACCGACGGCCTTCCGATTACGAGTCGGTCCCTAACTCTCCGGCTGGACCCGCCCAGACCCGTCCTGGCTGCTCAGGTGCGGGACCGATTCCATCTAGACCCGTCCTATGGTGCCTGGTATCAGCGCCTGGGTTGCCAAAGTGGTTGCCACGTTGAGACTCCTCACCAGAAGCGATGGGCCGCCATCCAGTCCTGTGGTCGTCCGGTTGCCGCTCTGCGGCGAGTGGCGCTCCTGTTGAGCTCTGGCCGTGGTTCGGCGGTAAGGTCCAGGTGAACCGGCAGACTGACTGACGGCCTCGGTGACCCAAATCACATGATCGAACCGCTCCAGCTCCCTGCCCGCGGGTTGGCCTTTGACGCGCTCGCCGCCGGCCCGCCAACCGGTGAGCTGGTCGTGCTGCTCCATGGCTTCCCCCAGACCTGCGCCTGCTGGACCCAGGTGTTGGCCACGCTGGCCGAGGCCGGGTACCGGGCGGTGGCGCCCAACCAGCGCGGCTACTCCCCCACCGCCCGGCCCACCACCATCCAGGCCTACCGGATGCCCGAGCTGGTCGCCGATGTGGTCGCCATCGCCGATCGGCTCGGCGCCGAAACCTTCCACCTGGTCGGCCACGACTGGGGCGGGGTGGTGGCCTGGCGGCTGGCCGGCCAACAGCCCGACCGGGTGGCCACCCTGACCGCCGTCTCGACCCCCACCCGCGGGCGTTTGCCAGAGCGCTGGTTGCTGGCACCCAGGCGTTACGCTCGGCCTACATCCCGGTATTCCGCCTCCCTCGCCTGCCAGAACTGCTATTGGGGGCCCACCGGCAGTGGGGGCTGCGCCGGCTGCTGGCCCAGGACGGGCTGGGGGTCGAGTGGGTCGACACCTACACTCATGCCTTGGCCCAGCCGGGTGCGCTGTCGGCGGCGCTGGCCTGGTACCGGGCGGCCACCCCGTTCAGCCTGCGGGCCCCGCGGGTGGGGGTGCCGACGCTGTATGTTTGGGGCTCGGGTGATCCGGCGCTCGGGCCCAGGGCGGCCGCCACGACCGGGCGGTGGGTGACCGGCGCCTACCGGTTCGAGGTCCTTGCTGGTGCCGGCCACTGGCTCCCCGAGCAGCACGCCGAGGAGCTGGGTCGCCTGCTGCTGGAGCACCTTGGGCGGTGGGAGGCCCAGCCGGCAGATGCGGGAGGGCCGGCCCGCTGACGCCAACACCATCGAGCTCGGGAGTAGACCGCCCAGCCGGGGCCGCCGGCCGGCTGGCCCCGACCGGCGAACCACCTGAACCAGGCAGATGCTGAGGTCCCGGGACCAAGCCATGGTCCCGTCGAGTTCACGACCTCGGCATCCGCTCTGTCCACAGAGGGGACGTTGGGGCGCAATCCGACAGGGGTCGGAACCGGGCGGCGACCCCCCGAAGCCGCCCGGCGCCGCCTCCCCCCCGGACCGACCACGGCTCGCGGCGTGAGGAACCCACCGCCGAGCATGTCGGGAAACCGGAGCCGCCGCTCCCGGTTGCGCCGACCGGACGCTATTCCCAGGCGGCTGCCCTGTCTTGAGTAGTTCACTACTCTATTGGCCGGTCCGATCGGTTGAGGAGGCCTGGGTGGACGTCACGTGGCCGCTGGTGGGGCGCCAGGCCGAGCTCGAGGTGCTGTCCGCCGTCCTTGCGGACACCCGTGCCGGCGGTGTGGTGCTCGTCGGTGAGGCCGGGATCGGCAAGACGAGGATGGCCCGGGAAGCCCTGGCCCGGGCCGAGGCGGCGGGGTGGGGGGTCGAGTGGCTGGCGGCAACCCGGGCGGCCGCTTCGATCCCGTTCGGGGCCGTCTCCCACCTGCTGCCCCCGGCCGAGCGCCTCGGCGACGATCGCCTCGACACCCTCCGCCGGACCGCCGAGCTGCTCGCCGGGCGGTCTCGTGGCCGGCCGCTGCTGCTCGGGGTCGACGACGCTCACCTGCTCGACGACGCCTCGGCCGCACTGGTGCACCAGCTCGCGTTCCGGGGCATCGCCGTGGTGGTCGCCACCGTGCGGACCGGCGAGCCGGCCCCCGACCCGGTGATCGCGCTCTGGAAGGATGGCCTGACCCGCCGCCTGGACCTGTCGGCGCTACCGCCGTCGGCAACCGCCGAGCTGCTCGAGCGGGCCCTCGGCGGGCCAGTCGACGGCGTGACCAAGGAGGAAGTGCTGCGGATCACCGGCGGCAACCCACTGTACCTGCGCGAGCTCGTCCTGGGCGGGCTGGAGAGCGGCGCCCTGCGCCAGGTGGACAAGGTGTGGCGTTGGAGGGGCAAGCTCGCGGACGCGACGCGCCTGGCCGAGCTGGTCCAGGCCCGCCTTTCCACGCTCGACGAGACGGCCAGGGTTGCAGTCGAACTGGTCGCTTGGGGTGAGCCCCTGGGCGTCGGTGTCCTCGAACGGCTGGTTGGCAAGGACGCGGTCCAGGCAGCCGAGGACGGCGGCCTGCTGGTGCTGGAGCGATCGGGCCGCCGCACGCTCGCCCGGCTCGCGCACCCCCTGTATGGCGAGGTGCTGCGGGCTGTCCAACCGCTGAGCCGAGCGCGGGCGGTGGCCGAGCGGCTGGCGGCCGCCTTCGGCGCCGGCGCCCTACGGCGACGGGACGACCTGTTGCGGGTCGGCGCCTGGCAGCTAGAAGCCGGCATGGCCACCAGCCCAGACCTGCTGCTGGAGGCGGCCCGGCAGGCCGCTGGCCGCTTCGACCATGAGCTGACCGAACGCCTGGCCCGTGCCGCGGTCGATGCCGGGGGTGGCCCGACCGCGGTGCGGGTCCTGGCCGAGACCCTCGAGTGGCAGGGCCGACACGCCGAGGCGGTGGCGGTGATGGACGGGGAGCCGCCGGCCCAGGGCGCCGAGCGGGCCCGCTGGGCAAGCATTCGGGCCGGGAACCTGTACTGGGGGCTGGAGCGGACCGCTGAGGCCGAGAAGGTCTTGCAGCAGGCGGCGGTGGGCGAGGAGGGTGGCGAGGAAGCGGTCGCCATGCTGGCCTGGATCCTGCTGTTTGACGGCCGCCTTCCCGAGGCCGTAGCCGTGGCCGGCCGGGTCCTGGATCGGCCGGAGGTTCCCCCGCAGGCGCTGGTGTGGGCCGCGACCGCGGCCGTGCCCGCCCTGGGGTCGCTTGGTCGGCTCGGCGAGGCGCTGGCCGTGGCCGACCGCGGGCTGGCCGTGGCCGAGCTCCACCCGCAGGACCTGCCCTGGGGCGAGACCCAGCTCAACCTGGTCCGCTGCCAGGTGCTGCTCGGCGCCGGGCGGCTCACCGAGGCCAGCGCGATCGCCGACGCCGGGTACCAGGCTGCGGTCGCCGACCGCTCATCGGAGCGGACCGGGGGTTGGGCCGGCTTCCGGGGCCTGGTCGCCAAGGCCGAGGGCCGGGTCGCGACCGCCGAGGCGTGGCTGCGGGAGGCGGTCGCCCTGCTGGATGAGCAGGATCCCTATCGGTTCATGCGCTGGTGTCTGGCCGAACTGGCCAGCGTGGCCGCCTTGGCCGGCGATCAGGAGGCGGCGGTGGGCTGGCTGGAGCGCGCGGACGCCCGCGCCGGAGAGGCCAACCGCTACTTTGATCCCTGGGTGGAGCTGGACAAGGCGTGGGTGGCCGCCGGTGCGGGTGAGCTCACCAGAGCCGTCGCCCTCGCGACCCGGGCGGCGGACATGGCCCGGGCTTCCAAGCAGTTCACCCTCGAGGTGGCCGCCCTGTACGACGTGGCCCGCCTGGGCGCCCCCGCCGCCGTCCGGCAACGGCTGGAGGAGTTGGTTGGCCTGCTGGAGGGTCGGCTGGCGGCGCTGCTGGCCAGCTCGGCGGTCGCGCTGGCCGCCAAGGATGGGGCGGCCCTGGATCGAGTCGGGGCCGCCTTCGAGGACCTGGGGGCCCTCTTGCTGGCAGCCGAGGCAAAGGCAGCGGCAGCCCGGGCTCACCGGGCCGCCGGGCGCGACGCCAGCGCCAACGCCTCCCAGGAGAGGGCCGCAGCCCTGGCCGGTACCTGCCAGGGCGCTCTCACTCCAGGCCTCGGCCCGGCCGTGCCAGTCTCGGTGCTCACGCCCCGAGAGCGGGAGGTGGCCATGCTGGCCGCCGCCCAGGCCTCCAGCCGCGAGATCGCGACCCGGCTCCACCTGTCCGTTCGTACGGTGGATAACTATCTGGGCCGCGTCTACGCCAAGCTCGGCGTCTCCAGTCGGGCGCGGCTGGCTACGCTGCTCGAGGTCAGGGCCTCGCGGTAGGCGAAAAGCATGGACCCGTCCCCGCTGGGCAGGAAGACCCCTGCTAGAGCAGAGGGGCTAGAATCGGTCGATCTGGCGGTCACATCGTAGGAGCCACCACTACGACTGCCGGCAGCTATTGACCGTCGCACCGCGGCCTCGATGAGGAGCCGAACCACAGCAGGGCCGTCGTCTCGATCCGCCTCTCCTCGACCTGAGCCTCAATCCCACCTTGGTAGACGCCGTCAGACAGCTCGACGGCACCAGCGCGAACGGCCCCCGTAGGCCCCCCGCGGGGGCCGTTCGCCTGCGTCACGCCGAGAGGCCAGGTTCATGGCCGGTGCCGGAAGACCCTGTGGGTGCCAGATATTCGGGTCGCATCATGCGACCTGCGCGTACTCATGGATCAGCCCACCGAGGCGATCTCGTCGCACGACCTTCCCAGGCGGCGCCAAGACAACTGGCACGCCGGGCCCAAGTGGCGGCGCCTGCCCCAAGGCGCGATGCGGACGATGGCCGTTGTAGTGATCGGAGTACTTGGCCAGCACCCACCGCAGCTGCCGGCATCCCAGGATCAGCATCCGGTCCAGCACCTCCCGCCGAACCGTGCCGACCCACCGCTCCGCGTACGCATTCGCCCGCGGCGCCCGCACCGGCGTGGTGAGCACCTGGATCGCCTCGGCGACGAAGACAGCGTCGAAGGCGGCGGTGAACTTCGTGTCCCGATCGCGGACCAGAAACTGGAACCGGCCGCCGCCGTCGTTGAGGGCCATGAGCAGATTGCGGGCCTGCTGTGCCACCCAGTCCCCGGCTGGATGCGGTGTGACCCCGAGCACGTGGACGCGGCGGGAGGCGACCTCGATCACGAACAGCACGTACAGCCGCTGCAGGAACACGGTGTCCACGGTGAAGAAGTCCACCGCCAGCACACCCTTGGCCTGGGCGCGGAGGAACTGTCGCCAGGTCAGGGCCGACCGCTTGGGTGCCGGGTCGACACCGGCGCGTTGCAGGATGGCCCAGACGGTGCTGGCCCCGATCCTGTAGCCGAGGCGGCACAGCTCGCCGTGGATGCGGCGGTAGCCCAGGTCGGGTTCTCCCTGGCCAGCCGCAGCACCAGAGCGCGGAGCTCCAGCGCCACGCCTGGACGACCACGCCGGTGTGGGCAGGTCCACCGGCGCCGGACCAAATCTTGATGCCAGCGCAGCAGCGTCTCGGGCCTGACGAACAACCTGTTCCAGCTCGGGCGGGGCAGCATCCGCGAAAGTGCGG comes from Actinomycetota bacterium and encodes:
- a CDS encoding AAA family ATPase, which codes for MDVTWPLVGRQAELEVLSAVLADTRAGGVVLVGEAGIGKTRMAREALARAEAAGWGVEWLAATRAAASIPFGAVSHLLPPAERLGDDRLDTLRRTAELLAGRSRGRPLLLGVDDAHLLDDASAALVHQLAFRGIAVVVATVRTGEPAPDPVIALWKDGLTRRLDLSALPPSATAELLERALGGPVDGVTKEEVLRITGGNPLYLRELVLGGLESGALRQVDKVWRWRGKLADATRLAELVQARLSTLDETARVAVELVAWGEPLGVGVLERLVGKDAVQAAEDGGLLVLERSGRRTLARLAHPLYGEVLRAVQPLSRARAVAERLAAAFGAGALRRRDDLLRVGAWQLEAGMATSPDLLLEAARQAAGRFDHELTERLARAAVDAGGGPTAVRVLAETLEWQGRHAEAVAVMDGEPPAQGAERARWASIRAGNLYWGLERTAEAEKVLQQAAVGEEGGEEAVAMLAWILLFDGRLPEAVAVAGRVLDRPEVPPQALVWAATAAVPALGSLGRLGEALAVADRGLAVAELHPQDLPWGETQLNLVRCQVLLGAGRLTEASAIADAGYQAAVADRSSERTGGWAGFRGLVAKAEGRVATAEAWLREAVALLDEQDPYRFMRWCLAELASVAALAGDQEAAVGWLERADARAGEANRYFDPWVELDKAWVAAGAGELTRAVALATRAADMARASKQFTLEVAALYDVARLGAPAAVRQRLEELVGLLEGRLAALLASSAVALAAKDGAALDRVGAAFEDLGALLLAAEAKAAAARAHRAAGRDASANASQERAAALAGTCQGALTPGLGPAVPVSVLTPREREVAMLAAAQASSREIATRLHLSVRTVDNYLGRVYAKLGVSSRARLATLLEVRASR